From Rhodovastum atsumiense, a single genomic window includes:
- a CDS encoding HlyD family secretion protein, producing MAVPRSLFRHDVIEFQQQHHPDGEIAPLHSLSMRVAVWIVTAAVVAIVVLLSQTPYSRKETVAGYLMPTAGTARIYAQQTGVIGAVLVEEGQDVVAGQPLLSITTPQVSTDGADVNSEILDALRQQRDRLKDRIDAEPIRTAAETRRLQSLVQGLTESVADLQAQIRLQQEKIGLAQALVDPAVKLYEKGFISAVDLNQRRETVLQNRINLDALAQQLADRRNQLVEQQAALARLPAATAERVHTMNVELSSLQQRIVEVNGKRAYVIRAPISGRVSAVQATVGEQADPRRQQMSIVPDGGTMQAELLVPTRAMGFVRLGQRVRILYDAFPYQNFGSYGGHIVRVSQTVLTAADMTGPLTPTEPVYRVTAALDRADVESQGQRRSLQPDMLLRADIILDRHSLMEWLVRSLLGHSMHGMQP from the coding sequence TTGGCAGTCCCGCGCAGCCTGTTTCGCCACGACGTCATCGAATTCCAGCAGCAGCATCACCCGGATGGCGAGATCGCGCCGCTGCATTCCCTGTCGATGCGCGTCGCGGTCTGGATCGTCACCGCCGCCGTCGTGGCCATCGTCGTGCTGCTCAGCCAGACCCCCTACAGCCGCAAGGAGACGGTGGCGGGATACCTCATGCCCACCGCCGGCACCGCACGCATCTACGCGCAGCAAACCGGCGTGATCGGCGCCGTGCTCGTCGAGGAAGGCCAGGACGTCGTCGCCGGGCAGCCGCTGCTCAGCATCACCACGCCGCAGGTCTCCACCGACGGCGCCGATGTCAACAGCGAGATCCTCGACGCGTTGCGCCAGCAGCGCGATCGCCTCAAGGACCGTATCGACGCCGAGCCGATCCGCACCGCCGCGGAAACCCGCCGGCTGCAGTCCCTGGTCCAGGGCCTGACCGAAAGCGTGGCCGACCTGCAGGCCCAGATCCGGCTGCAGCAGGAAAAGATCGGGCTGGCGCAGGCGCTGGTCGATCCCGCCGTCAAGCTCTACGAGAAAGGCTTCATCTCCGCCGTCGACCTGAACCAGCGGCGGGAGACGGTGCTGCAGAACCGCATCAACCTCGACGCGCTGGCGCAGCAGCTCGCCGACCGCCGCAACCAGCTCGTCGAGCAGCAGGCGGCGCTGGCGCGGCTGCCGGCGGCAACGGCGGAACGTGTCCACACCATGAATGTCGAGCTGTCCTCGTTGCAGCAGCGCATCGTCGAGGTGAACGGCAAGCGCGCCTATGTCATTCGCGCCCCGATTTCCGGGCGCGTCTCCGCCGTGCAGGCAACCGTCGGCGAACAGGCCGACCCGCGGCGCCAGCAAATGAGCATCGTCCCCGACGGCGGCACGATGCAGGCGGAATTGCTGGTGCCGACCCGGGCCATGGGCTTCGTGCGGCTCGGCCAGCGGGTGCGCATCCTCTACGACGCCTTCCCCTACCAGAATTTCGGCAGCTATGGCGGGCACATCGTGCGGGTGTCGCAGACCGTGCTCACCGCCGCGGACATGACCGGCCCGCTGACGCCCACCGAGCCGGTCTACCGCGTGACCGCGGCACTCGACCGCGCCGATGTCGAATCCCAGGGCCAGCGGCGGTCGTTGCAGCCGGACATGTTGTTGCGCGCCGACATCATCCTCGACCGCCATTCGCTGATGGAATGGCTGGTCCGGTCGCTGCTCGGCCACAGCATGCACGGGATGCAGCCCTGA
- a CDS encoding TAXI family TRAP transporter solute-binding subunit: MKYIIALCLFLCSASLAWAQKPGSAQVARVNQGTVGVITGMEGGTYARTAADLTLLDDDTLRVLPALGKGSLQNLSDILYLRGIDIGFVQADALAYAKQHGLFPNLTQSLRYIAKLYDEEVHVIARQDIARIEDLEGQRVNVDVAGSGSAMTAEILLDMLGIKAVVEHERQASGVQRLKDGEIAAIIHVGGAPIPLFAGLSAAQGLHLLPVPLTQALAETYLPDRFTHDNYPLLVAEGEAVPTLAVGDVMAVFAWAPNTERYNKVARFVEAFFGRFDEFQRPPRHPKWREVNLTAEVPGWTRFQPAHDWLVRQTTAGTAGQATQASFNAFLTQSGAPANAAAMSEAGKEALFRQFLLWQKQRAPRP; this comes from the coding sequence GTGAAATACATTATCGCCTTGTGCCTGTTCCTCTGTTCCGCGAGCCTTGCCTGGGCCCAGAAGCCGGGCTCGGCCCAGGTCGCGCGCGTCAACCAGGGAACCGTCGGCGTGATCACCGGCATGGAAGGCGGCACCTACGCGCGCACCGCCGCCGACCTGACCCTGCTCGATGACGACACGCTGCGCGTCCTGCCCGCGCTCGGCAAGGGATCGCTGCAGAACCTGTCGGACATCCTCTACCTGCGCGGCATCGACATCGGCTTCGTGCAGGCCGACGCGCTGGCCTATGCGAAGCAGCACGGGCTGTTCCCCAATCTCACGCAGAGCCTGCGCTACATCGCCAAGCTCTACGACGAGGAGGTTCACGTCATCGCCCGCCAGGACATCGCGCGGATCGAGGACCTGGAGGGCCAGCGCGTCAATGTCGATGTCGCCGGCAGCGGTTCGGCAATGACGGCGGAGATCCTGCTCGACATGCTGGGGATCAAGGCGGTGGTCGAGCACGAGCGCCAGGCAAGCGGCGTGCAGCGGCTGAAGGACGGGGAGATCGCCGCGATCATCCATGTCGGCGGCGCGCCGATCCCGCTGTTTGCCGGTCTGTCGGCCGCGCAGGGGCTGCATCTCCTGCCGGTGCCGCTGACGCAGGCGCTGGCGGAGACCTACCTGCCCGACCGCTTCACCCATGACAACTACCCGTTGCTGGTGGCGGAGGGCGAGGCGGTGCCGACGCTGGCGGTTGGCGACGTGATGGCGGTGTTCGCCTGGGCGCCGAACACCGAGCGGTACAACAAGGTCGCGCGCTTCGTGGAGGCGTTCTTCGGCCGCTTCGACGAATTCCAGCGCCCGCCGCGCCATCCCAAGTGGCGTGAGGTGAACCTGACCGCGGAGGTTCCCGGCTGGACGCGCTTCCAGCCTGCGCATGACTGGCTGGTGCGCCAGACCACTGCCGGCACCGCGGGGCAGGCCACGCAGGCGTCGTTCAATGCCTTCCTGACGCAGAGCGGCGCGCCGGCCAATGCCGCGGCGATGAGCGAGGCCGGGAAGGAAGCGCTGTTCAGGCAGTTCCTGCTCTGGCAGAAGCAGCGCGCGCCGCGGCCATGA
- a CDS encoding beta/gamma crystallin-related protein, protein MTATTVILFEDINFGGHRITFTRSDPDLGNDKLADRPWPFRDEYWDNKASSMIVVGGNVTYYAEPNYQGALHTFGPGFYSNLGPWNDLVSSIRLS, encoded by the coding sequence ATGACAGCGACAACCGTCATCCTGTTCGAAGACATCAACTTCGGCGGGCACCGCATCACCTTCACCCGCTCCGACCCCGATCTCGGCAACGACAAGCTGGCCGATCGCCCCTGGCCGTTCCGGGACGAATACTGGGACAACAAGGCCTCTTCCATGATCGTCGTCGGCGGCAACGTGACCTATTACGCCGAGCCCAACTACCAGGGCGCGCTGCATACCTTCGGGCCGGGCTTCTATTCCAATCTCGGCCCCTGGAACGACCTTGTTTCCTCGATCCGGCTGAGCTGA
- a CDS encoding MFS transporter — protein MTEAAASALPPEDRAQARRTLAVAGTAHALHDGYTDLIYVLLPLWQGEFGLGYGMLAALRGLYSGMMAVFQLPAGRLAERVDGRIVLAGGTALAAAGYALAGLTGGLIGLCAALAISGAGSGTQHPLASAAVSRAYGASARGPLGTYNFTGDLGKAAIPALASLLLTLMPWREAVWLLATLGVAVAATVLLLMPPMARSGPARSPHRQGGRGHGGFWLLFVIGVLDNGVRTGVLTFLPFLLTAKGASLPTVGMALALVFLGGAAGKFACGWLGARVGVLRTVLATEGGTAACILGVLALPLPALFALLPVLGVMLNGTSSVLYGTVPELTPPDRVERAFALFYTGTIGSGAISPVAYGMLGDQVGAPWATAATAIVALAILPLAFALAPHLTEGRERHV, from the coding sequence ATGACCGAGGCCGCCGCCTCCGCCCTCCCCCCGGAAGACCGCGCGCAGGCCCGGCGCACGCTCGCTGTTGCCGGAACCGCGCATGCCCTGCACGACGGCTATACCGACCTGATCTACGTGCTGCTGCCGCTCTGGCAGGGCGAATTCGGCCTGGGCTACGGGATGCTGGCCGCGCTGCGCGGACTGTACTCCGGCATGATGGCGGTGTTTCAGCTTCCCGCCGGCCGGCTCGCCGAGCGGGTTGACGGGCGCATCGTCCTCGCCGGCGGCACCGCCCTGGCCGCCGCGGGCTATGCGCTCGCCGGCCTCACCGGGGGCCTGATCGGCCTGTGCGCGGCCCTGGCGATCTCGGGCGCCGGATCGGGCACGCAACATCCGCTCGCCTCCGCCGCGGTCTCGCGCGCCTATGGCGCCTCGGCGCGCGGCCCGCTGGGCACCTACAACTTCACCGGCGACCTTGGGAAAGCCGCGATTCCCGCGCTGGCCTCGCTGCTGCTGACGCTGATGCCGTGGCGCGAGGCGGTCTGGCTGCTGGCGACACTCGGCGTGGCGGTGGCGGCCACGGTGCTGCTGCTGATGCCGCCAATGGCCCGGAGCGGGCCGGCCCGGTCGCCGCACCGGCAAGGCGGCCGCGGGCACGGCGGCTTCTGGCTGCTGTTCGTCATCGGCGTGCTGGACAACGGCGTGCGAACCGGGGTGCTGACCTTCCTGCCGTTCCTGCTGACGGCGAAAGGCGCGTCGCTCCCGACGGTGGGCATGGCCCTGGCGCTGGTCTTCCTCGGCGGCGCGGCCGGCAAGTTCGCCTGTGGCTGGCTCGGCGCCCGGGTCGGCGTGCTGCGCACCGTGCTGGCCACGGAAGGCGGCACGGCGGCCTGCATCCTCGGCGTGCTGGCGCTGCCGCTGCCGGCGCTCTTCGCGCTGCTGCCGGTCCTGGGCGTCATGTTGAACGGCACCTCGTCCGTGCTCTACGGCACGGTTCCGGAACTCACCCCGCCCGACCGGGTCGAGCGCGCCTTTGCCCTGTTCTACACAGGCACGATCGGATCGGGGGCGATCTCCCCGGTGGCGTACGGCATGCTCGGCGACCAGGTCGGCGCGCCATGGGCGACGGCGGCCACCGCGATCGTCGCGCTGGCGATCCTGCCGCTGGCCTTCGCCCTCGCGCCGCATCTCACGGAGGGCCGGGAACGGCACGTGTAG
- a CDS encoding LysR substrate-binding domain-containing protein yields the protein MQAARPSLPPLNALRAFEAAARLGSFKDAARELAVTHGAISRHVRLLEDWLGPPALFRRLNRRVVLTPTGAALLAETGPALDRLAAAAARHRAGGGRPPPAVLRVNALATFSLRWLLPRLGQFRDRHPEIEVRLSTSNEPVDAVTEPCDVIIRGGPDTFYGFTCHPFLTEWRLPVCSPALPERVPLRDVADLRFHTLIHASTLPRVWPDWLAAAGVPELAPAASLTLDHFYLTLQAALDGLGVAMGPTALVAEDLAAGRLVAPFPDVTIPTRGYHAYLPEARAGDLAAMSFCRWLEETGRMDGTKAPGGGVSAEK from the coding sequence ATGCAGGCCGCCCGTCCCTCGCTGCCGCCGCTGAATGCGCTGCGTGCCTTCGAGGCGGCCGCGCGGCTCGGCAGCTTCAAGGACGCGGCGCGGGAACTGGCGGTGACGCATGGCGCGATCAGCCGGCATGTCCGGCTGCTGGAAGACTGGCTGGGGCCGCCGGCGCTGTTCCGCCGGCTCAACCGGCGCGTCGTGCTGACGCCCACGGGGGCCGCCTTGCTGGCCGAGACCGGGCCCGCGCTCGACCGGCTTGCCGCCGCCGCGGCGCGGCACCGGGCCGGAGGGGGCCGGCCGCCGCCGGCGGTGCTGCGCGTCAACGCGCTCGCCACCTTCAGCCTGCGCTGGCTGCTGCCCCGGCTGGGGCAGTTCCGCGACCGCCACCCGGAGATCGAGGTGCGGCTTTCCACCTCCAACGAGCCGGTGGACGCGGTGACGGAGCCCTGCGACGTGATCATCCGCGGCGGGCCGGACACGTTCTACGGCTTCACCTGCCACCCCTTCCTGACCGAATGGCGGCTGCCGGTCTGCAGCCCGGCCTTGCCGGAGCGCGTGCCGCTGCGGGATGTCGCGGATCTGCGGTTCCACACCTTGATCCATGCCTCCACGCTGCCGCGGGTCTGGCCCGACTGGCTCGCCGCGGCCGGCGTGCCGGAGCTGGCGCCGGCGGCGTCGCTGACGCTGGATCATTTCTACCTGACGCTGCAGGCGGCGCTGGATGGGCTGGGGGTCGCCATGGGGCCGACCGCCCTGGTGGCGGAGGATCTCGCGGCGGGCCGTCTGGTGGCGCCGTTTCCCGACGTGACGATCCCGACCCGCGGCTACCACGCCTACCTGCCCGAGGCACGGGCGGGGGACCTCGCCGCGATGTCCTTCTGCCGGTGGCTGGAGGAAACGGGACGGATGGACGGCACGAAGGCGCCCGGCGGGGGCGTGTCCGCAGAGAAATAA
- a CDS encoding methyl-accepting chemotaxis protein encodes MALFSNAGVGSKLRLVFGALLLAFVLMGGVSLYQAVQTNKVATDLGRNAVPSGVVMGHLAQLLERFRLLQAAAIIADADSITAVTQRRAAALAEIQASWKAYQPFVDPGEEKETLIPAIDAAWKNYLTQDARLQAISADKTAAGRMFNIEMLALFEKVRATVEADMQYSNRAATESADAADAAFSQTVWTVSVMTALAGMLAVASAAWLSRNVTSRVVHLAGVMRQLACRDYVFDLPCTSRSDEIGDLARAIDECRTGLKQADALAAEQKRQHAADVERAARLHSLTREFEAKIEAMVNILSTSATELHATAESMSGTSGNTARQSETVAAAAERASGNVQTVAAAANELVSSVAEINRQITQSAAAAHTAAAEARETGNIVQSLSDSAERIGQVVNLISGIAGQTNLLALNATIEAARAGEAGRGFAVVASEVKALASQTAKATEEIAGQIGQIQASTRAAVGAIQAISSTIGQVSERTSAIAAAVEEQGSATKEIARNVQEAAAGTRDVTQNIGEVDAGAKRTGEGANHVLTAADELSRQTASLSREVSSFLAGVKAA; translated from the coding sequence ATGGCTCTTTTTTCAAATGCTGGCGTCGGTAGCAAGCTGCGATTGGTGTTCGGAGCCTTGCTGCTTGCCTTCGTTCTGATGGGCGGCGTAAGTTTGTATCAAGCGGTCCAGACGAACAAAGTGGCCACCGATCTGGGCCGCAACGCCGTACCCAGCGGCGTGGTCATGGGCCATCTGGCGCAATTGCTGGAGCGCTTCCGGCTATTGCAGGCGGCGGCAATCATTGCCGACGCGGACAGTATTACCGCGGTGACCCAGCGTCGTGCTGCGGCGCTCGCCGAGATCCAGGCTTCCTGGAAAGCATACCAACCCTTTGTCGACCCGGGGGAAGAAAAGGAAACCCTCATCCCGGCCATCGATGCCGCCTGGAAGAACTACCTGACGCAAGATGCCAGGCTGCAAGCCATCAGCGCGGACAAGACAGCCGCAGGGCGCATGTTCAACATAGAGATGCTCGCTCTCTTCGAGAAGGTGCGAGCCACGGTCGAAGCCGACATGCAGTACAGCAATCGCGCGGCGACTGAGAGTGCGGATGCCGCCGATGCGGCTTTCTCCCAAACGGTCTGGACCGTCAGTGTGATGACAGCGCTGGCGGGGATGCTGGCCGTGGCCTCCGCCGCCTGGCTGAGCCGAAACGTAACGTCCCGTGTGGTGCACCTGGCCGGGGTGATGCGACAACTTGCCTGCCGCGACTATGTCTTCGATCTGCCCTGCACCTCCCGGTCCGACGAAATCGGCGATCTTGCCCGCGCCATCGACGAGTGCCGCACCGGCCTGAAGCAGGCGGACGCACTTGCCGCCGAGCAGAAGAGGCAGCATGCGGCGGATGTTGAACGCGCGGCGCGGCTGCATTCCCTGACGCGCGAATTCGAAGCGAAGATCGAGGCGATGGTCAACATCCTCTCGACTTCCGCCACCGAGTTGCACGCGACGGCGGAATCCATGTCGGGCACCTCCGGAAACACGGCCCGGCAGTCGGAGACGGTTGCCGCGGCCGCCGAACGGGCCAGCGGGAACGTTCAGACGGTGGCAGCGGCCGCCAATGAACTCGTGTCCTCGGTCGCCGAGATCAACCGCCAGATCACGCAATCCGCCGCCGCGGCGCACACCGCGGCGGCGGAGGCCCGCGAGACGGGGAACATCGTCCAGTCGCTCTCCGACAGCGCGGAACGCATCGGGCAGGTGGTCAACCTGATCAGCGGCATCGCAGGGCAGACCAACCTTCTCGCCCTGAACGCTACCATCGAGGCAGCCCGCGCGGGCGAGGCCGGGCGAGGGTTCGCGGTCGTAGCCTCCGAGGTGAAGGCACTCGCCAGCCAGACCGCCAAGGCCACCGAGGAGATCGCCGGGCAAATCGGCCAGATCCAGGCGTCCACCCGGGCCGCGGTCGGCGCCATCCAGGCCATCTCGTCGACCATCGGCCAGGTCAGTGAGAGGACTTCGGCCATCGCGGCGGCGGTCGAGGAACAGGGTTCCGCCACGAAGGAGATCGCGCGCAACGTCCAGGAGGCCGCCGCCGGCACGCGGGACGTGACGCAGAACATCGGCGAGGTGGACGCGGGGGCCAAGCGGACCGGCGAGGGAGCGAACCACGTGCTCACGGCTGCCGATGAACTGTCGCGGCAGACCGCAAGCCTCAGCCGTGAGGTCAGTTCGTTCCTTGCGGGTGTGAAGGCAGCCTGA
- a CDS encoding helix-turn-helix transcriptional regulator, translated as MSASISIRLQILRVHLAREDALAPGRLRVLADRRLAPALRLVHAQPARSWHLPDLARAAAMSRTTFATRFKASAGMGPLAYLAQWRMRLAQRWLAAGTMPIGQIARTTGFGSDAAFSNAFKRMTGQSPSQFRRTPPRVVAG; from the coding sequence GTGAGCGCATCGATTTCCATCCGCCTGCAGATCCTGCGGGTGCATCTGGCGCGCGAGGACGCGCTGGCGCCGGGCCGGCTGCGCGTCCTGGCCGACCGGCGGCTCGCCCCGGCGCTGCGGCTGGTGCACGCGCAGCCGGCGCGAAGCTGGCACCTGCCGGACCTGGCGCGGGCCGCCGCCATGTCGCGGACCACCTTTGCCACCCGCTTCAAGGCGTCGGCCGGGATGGGGCCGCTCGCCTACCTGGCCCAGTGGCGCATGCGCCTGGCCCAGCGCTGGCTGGCCGCGGGGACCATGCCGATCGGCCAGATCGCGCGCACCACCGGGTTTGGCTCGGATGCGGCCTTTTCCAATGCGTTCAAGCGGATGACCGGGCAGTCCCCGTCGCAGTTCCGGCGGACCCCGCCGCGCGTCGTCGCCGGATAA
- a CDS encoding aromatic alcohol reductase, with amino-acid sequence MKKILVLGAGELGLSVLHALARLRDQGRAPAISVLLRAADNRTGSPHPKAAAMRAWGVDIVEADLVASSVADLAGIFADFDSVVCCTGFVGGPGTQRKITAAVIRAGVGHFIPWQFGVDYDVVGRGSGQEVWDEQLDVRDMLRAQSAVRWTILSTGMFTSFIFIPAFGLVDLERRRVHALGSWDYQLTVTTPEDIGRLTALIATSHGSFDDQVVFVAGDTFTYRELADTVESVLGRKVERILLTVPELKAAVAANPDDTMRKYRLAFARPDGVAWPQERTFNFRNGIAVTDVATWLRSWRDNGGEPHSGWAPDGQQGHAG; translated from the coding sequence ATGAAGAAGATTCTCGTCCTCGGCGCCGGCGAGCTGGGCCTGTCGGTGCTGCACGCACTGGCACGGCTGCGCGACCAGGGGCGCGCCCCGGCCATCTCGGTGCTCCTGCGCGCCGCCGACAACCGGACCGGAAGTCCCCATCCCAAAGCGGCCGCGATGCGCGCATGGGGGGTGGACATCGTGGAAGCCGATCTTGTCGCATCCTCCGTCGCCGACCTGGCAGGCATCTTCGCGGATTTCGACAGCGTCGTGTGCTGCACCGGGTTCGTCGGTGGCCCTGGCACCCAGCGCAAGATCACCGCGGCCGTCATCCGGGCGGGCGTCGGGCACTTCATCCCGTGGCAGTTCGGCGTGGACTACGACGTCGTCGGTCGCGGCAGCGGCCAGGAGGTATGGGACGAGCAGCTCGACGTCCGGGACATGCTGCGGGCGCAATCGGCGGTGCGGTGGACGATCCTCTCCACGGGCATGTTCACCAGCTTCATTTTCATTCCGGCTTTTGGGTTGGTCGATCTTGAGCGTCGCAGGGTGCATGCGCTGGGAAGCTGGGACTACCAGCTGACCGTGACCACGCCCGAGGACATTGGCCGCCTGACCGCGCTGATTGCCACCTCGCACGGCAGCTTCGATGATCAGGTGGTGTTCGTGGCGGGCGATACGTTCACCTACCGTGAGCTCGCCGACACGGTTGAGAGCGTCCTCGGGCGCAAGGTCGAGCGCATCCTGCTGACGGTGCCGGAGCTGAAGGCCGCCGTCGCGGCCAATCCCGACGACACGATGCGGAAGTATCGCCTCGCCTTCGCCCGGCCGGACGGTGTCGCCTGGCCCCAGGAAAGGACGTTCAATTTCCGCAACGGCATCGCCGTTACCGATGTCGCGACGTGGTTGCGGAGTTGGCGAGACAACGGCGGCGAACCGCACTCCGGGTGGGCGCCTGACGGACAGCAAGGGCATGCCGGTTGA
- a CDS encoding winged helix-turn-helix transcriptional regulator, whose product MIPQDLDTFHEVIRRSQEACDALSEAEDGLKREILAHAGNRWSLGVVHALGVAGTLRHAELARRLEGVTQRMLTRTLRQLERDGLISRRDHREVPPRVDYTLTELGRGLLQGMIPLWTWVIDNADAFRAARDRFDTDGGHGDDVPARTRSVASPVPRS is encoded by the coding sequence GTGATACCGCAGGACCTGGACACCTTCCACGAGGTCATCCGGCGATCGCAGGAGGCCTGCGATGCCCTGAGCGAGGCGGAAGATGGCCTGAAGCGTGAGATCCTTGCCCATGCCGGCAATCGCTGGTCGCTTGGCGTCGTGCACGCCCTTGGCGTGGCGGGCACCCTGCGGCACGCGGAACTGGCGCGCCGCCTGGAAGGGGTGACGCAACGGATGCTGACCCGGACGCTGCGGCAGCTCGAACGTGACGGCCTGATCTCCCGACGCGACCATCGCGAGGTTCCGCCACGGGTTGATTACACCCTGACGGAGCTCGGGCGCGGGCTGCTGCAAGGCATGATTCCGCTCTGGACCTGGGTGATCGACAACGCCGACGCGTTCAGGGCGGCCCGCGACCGTTTCGACACCGATGGCGGTCACGGCGATGACGTTCCGGCCCGGACACGCTCCGTGGCTTCACCCGTCCCCCGTTCCTGA
- a CDS encoding MFS transporter, whose translation MSHAVPAPAAGPSPALPDPRGPGNVLRLAIAQALAGANSVVVYATGAIVGNALAPDKALATLPISIFVVGMAACTLPAGAIAQRHGRRAAFLAGTGCGVLTGLLGTLAVVLGAFWLYCAATFLGGAYAAVVLSFRFAAADCVAPDRRARALSAVMAGGVFAGIIGPQLVTFTMTLWPPYIFAATFIAQAAVAALSALILLGVRIPTPTAAETARGRPLGVIARQPRFITAVICGVVSYLLMNFLMTAAPLAMQMCGLSQEAANLGVQWHVIAMYGPSFFTGRLITRFGAPRVVTAGLALIGASAVVGLAGVDVPHFWLSLILLGLGWNFGFVGASSLVLDCHRPEEKARVQSLNDFIVFGTITFGSFLSGSLLTSHGWSTVLWLSFVPLAVAIAALAAAAASRHARGTGPA comes from the coding sequence ATGTCGCACGCCGTTCCCGCCCCCGCCGCCGGGCCGTCGCCCGCCCTCCCCGATCCGCGCGGACCGGGCAATGTCCTGCGGCTCGCCATCGCCCAGGCGCTGGCCGGGGCGAACTCCGTGGTCGTCTACGCAACGGGGGCCATCGTCGGCAACGCGCTCGCGCCCGACAAGGCGCTGGCCACCCTGCCCATCTCCATCTTCGTGGTGGGGATGGCGGCCTGCACCCTGCCCGCCGGCGCCATCGCCCAGCGCCATGGCCGCCGCGCCGCCTTCCTGGCCGGCACGGGATGCGGCGTGCTCACCGGGCTGCTGGGGACGCTGGCGGTCGTGCTCGGCGCCTTCTGGCTGTACTGCGCGGCAACGTTCCTCGGTGGGGCCTACGCCGCCGTGGTGCTGTCCTTCCGCTTCGCCGCGGCCGACTGCGTGGCACCGGACCGACGCGCGCGGGCGCTGTCCGCCGTCATGGCGGGCGGCGTGTTCGCCGGGATCATCGGCCCGCAACTCGTCACCTTCACGATGACCCTGTGGCCGCCTTACATCTTCGCCGCCACCTTCATCGCGCAGGCCGCCGTGGCCGCACTCTCCGCGCTCATCCTGCTCGGCGTGCGGATCCCCACGCCGACCGCGGCGGAAACGGCGCGGGGCCGCCCGCTCGGCGTCATCGCGCGCCAGCCGCGCTTCATCACCGCCGTGATCTGCGGCGTGGTGTCCTACCTGCTGATGAACTTCCTCATGACCGCCGCGCCGCTCGCCATGCAGATGTGCGGCCTGTCCCAGGAAGCGGCCAATCTCGGCGTGCAGTGGCACGTGATCGCGATGTACGGCCCGAGCTTCTTCACCGGGCGGCTGATCACCCGCTTCGGCGCGCCGCGCGTGGTGACGGCCGGGCTGGCGCTGATCGGCGCCTCCGCCGTGGTCGGGCTGGCGGGCGTGGACGTGCCGCATTTCTGGCTGAGCCTGATCCTGCTCGGCCTGGGCTGGAACTTCGGCTTCGTGGGGGCGTCCTCCCTGGTGCTCGACTGCCACCGCCCGGAGGAGAAGGCACGGGTGCAGTCGCTCAACGACTTCATCGTGTTCGGCACGATCACCTTCGGGTCCTTCCTGTCCGGCAGCCTGTTGACATCCCATGGATGGAGCACGGTGCTCTGGCTGTCCTTCGTCCCGCTTGCGGTGGCCATCGCCGCTCTCGCGGCGGCGGCGGCATCGCGCCATGCCCGCGGGACCGGGCCGGCCTGA
- a CDS encoding AraC family transcriptional regulator, with amino-acid sequence MIWETVTAPPGLAPPRPMTVRAQSIPPRHAFPEHAHSWHQLVYAISGVLTVAVAGRSFVISPEQAVWLPTGLRHRVGTLPGAEFRSLWIADEAGAGLPARATVVGVSPLLRALIVEAAAIEGQDDPDGYAGRVTGLILDQLRRARPLPGALPWPREGSLGALCEALYADPADPRGPEAWGRELGMSARTLARRVEAELGMSLRSWRRRLRLFKAIELLGGGQSVTQAAMELGYGSTAAFIYAFRGEMGCSPQAYMRGGPASPPAPPIRRRRAAGSAGTATGTARSSA; translated from the coding sequence ATGATCTGGGAGACCGTCACGGCGCCACCGGGGCTGGCGCCACCCAGGCCGATGACGGTACGGGCGCAATCCATCCCCCCGCGCCATGCCTTCCCGGAGCACGCGCATTCCTGGCACCAACTGGTGTACGCGATCTCGGGGGTGCTGACGGTGGCCGTGGCGGGGCGTTCCTTCGTGATCTCGCCGGAACAGGCGGTGTGGCTGCCGACCGGCCTGCGGCACCGGGTGGGCACGCTGCCCGGCGCCGAGTTCCGCAGCCTCTGGATCGCCGACGAGGCCGGGGCCGGCCTGCCGGCGCGAGCCACCGTGGTTGGCGTCTCGCCGCTGCTGCGGGCGCTGATCGTCGAGGCGGCGGCGATCGAGGGCCAGGACGACCCCGACGGCTATGCGGGCCGCGTGACCGGGTTGATCCTCGACCAGCTCCGGCGTGCGCGGCCGCTGCCGGGGGCGCTGCCCTGGCCGCGCGAGGGATCGCTGGGGGCTCTGTGCGAGGCGCTCTACGCCGATCCGGCCGATCCGCGCGGGCCGGAGGCGTGGGGCCGGGAACTCGGCATGTCGGCGCGGACCCTGGCCCGCCGGGTCGAGGCGGAGCTGGGCATGAGCCTGCGCTCCTGGCGGCGGCGCCTGCGGCTGTTCAAGGCGATCGAGCTGCTGGGCGGCGGGCAGAGCGTGACGCAGGCGGCGATGGAACTCGGCTACGGCTCGACGGCGGCCTTCATCTATGCGTTCCGTGGCGAAATGGGGTGCAGCCCCCAGGCCTACATGCGCGGCGGACCGGCTTCCCCGCCGGCGCCCCCTATCCGGCGGCGGCGCGCGGCGGGGTCCGCCGGAACTGCGACGGGGACTGCCCGGTCATCCGCTTGA